The Microbacter sp. GSS18 genome has a segment encoding these proteins:
- a CDS encoding ABC transporter permease, whose protein sequence is MLTFILRRLASGVILLFVISFLAFALLYLGGGDIARRILGENATAETVAQRAEELGLNRPFFVQYWEWLTSALTGDLGRSWFTGELVTVGVSGRVAVTLSLVIGATLLSAIVAVLLGVLAARRGGGVDAGVQIFSLIGFAIPGFLIALMLVLVFAINLGWFKATGYIPISTSVVGWLSSVTLPIIALSIGAIATVAQQVRGSVIDAMSRDYVRTLRSRGLPANSVVYKHVLRNAGGPALAVLAVQFIGLLGGAVIVEQIFAIPGMGQLSVRATTLGDIPVVMGLVIAFAIIVVVVNLLIDLAQAALNPKVRLS, encoded by the coding sequence CATCCTGCTCTTCGTGATCTCGTTCCTCGCCTTCGCTCTGCTCTATCTCGGAGGCGGCGACATCGCCCGGCGCATCCTGGGTGAGAACGCCACGGCCGAGACGGTCGCCCAGCGCGCCGAGGAGCTCGGGCTCAACCGCCCGTTCTTCGTGCAGTACTGGGAGTGGCTCACCTCGGCGCTCACGGGTGACCTCGGACGCAGCTGGTTCACCGGCGAGCTCGTCACGGTCGGCGTCTCGGGTCGCGTCGCGGTCACCCTCTCGCTCGTGATCGGAGCAACGCTCCTCTCAGCGATCGTCGCCGTGCTGCTGGGCGTCCTCGCCGCGCGTCGCGGTGGCGGCGTCGACGCCGGCGTCCAGATCTTCTCGCTCATCGGCTTCGCGATCCCCGGGTTCCTCATCGCGCTCATGCTGGTCCTGGTTTTCGCGATCAACCTCGGCTGGTTCAAAGCCACCGGGTACATCCCCATCTCGACGTCGGTCGTCGGGTGGCTGTCGTCGGTGACCCTGCCGATCATCGCGCTGTCGATCGGCGCGATCGCGACCGTCGCACAGCAGGTGCGCGGTTCGGTCATCGACGCCATGTCGCGGGACTACGTCCGCACGCTGCGCTCGCGCGGCCTGCCGGCGAACTCCGTCGTGTACAAGCACGTGCTGCGCAACGCCGGCGGTCCCGCCCTCGCGGTGCTCGCGGTCCAGTTCATCGGCCTCCTGGGCGGTGCGGTCATCGTCGAGCAGATCTTCGCCATCCCCGGCATGGGTCAGCTCTCGGTGCGGGCCACCACTCTCGGCGACATCCCCGTCGTGATGGGTCTGGTGATCGCGTTCGCGATCATCGTCGTCGTCGTCAACCTCCTCATCGATCTCGCCCAGGCGGCGCTCAACCCGAAGGTGCGACTCTCATGA